Proteins encoded within one genomic window of Ptiloglossa arizonensis isolate GNS036 chromosome 3, iyPtiAriz1_principal, whole genome shotgun sequence:
- the Uqcc1 gene encoding ubiquinol-cytochrome c reductase complex assembly factor 1 isoform X1, giving the protein MHCTRMLTLKKASLSSTIKSIIDRQCIITNGIDFSTRPPFYQFCKYAHEKPISSNIIETSNKQGLFMKLLQKCGLFKGKYKSMAAGYLVYESIVDELNYSAFFKDFNMPDTFFSWFLVTELHVWMLMVRFMAEGEKGQMTRDYLVEAMWQNIKGRINVLGTIHPKIKKKQIHTIVCQFNAAMIGYDEGILSEDKVLAGALWRRFFCLECNNPEHLEKLLIYVRKQIYLLDKIPSHQMFHNLKIKWIDLKDIR; this is encoded by the exons ATGCATTGTACAAGGATGTTGACTCTGAAAAAG GCATCGTTGTCTTCAACAATAAAATCTATAATAGATCGTCAATGTATTATTACCAATGGCATTGATTTTTCAACAAGACCTCCATTTTATCAGTTTTGTAAATATGCTCATGAAAAACCAATATCAAGTAATATAATTGAAACAAGTAACAAACAAGGATTATTTATGAAACTATTACAAAAATGTGGTCTCTTTAAAGGAAAATAT AAATCAATGGCAGCTGGCTATTTGGTGTATGAAAGCATAGTTGATGAACTTAATTATTCTGCATTTTTTAAAG ATTTTAATATGCCAGACACATTTTTCTCTTGGTTTCTGGTCACAGAATTACATGTATGGATGTTAATGGTACGCTTTATGGCTGAAGGAGAAAAAGGTCAAATGACCAGAGATTATTTAGTTGAAGCTATGTGGCAAAATATTAAAGGCAGAATAAATGTACTTGGT acAATTCATCCAAAgataaagaagaaacaaatacaTACCATAGTTTGTCAATTTAATGCTGCTATGATTGGTTATGATGAAGGAATTTTGTCAGAAGACAAAGTATTAGCTGGTGCACTTTGGAGAAGATTTTTTTGTTTAGAGTGTAATAATCCAGAACACCTTGAAAAACTTCTAATTTATGTAAGAAAACAG ATTTATTTATTGGACAAAATTCCATCACATCAAAtgtttcataatttaaaaataaaatggatAGACTTGAAAGACATTAGATAA
- the Uqcc1 gene encoding ubiquinol-cytochrome c reductase complex assembly factor 1 isoform X2: MHCTRMLTLKKFCKYAHEKPISSNIIETSNKQGLFMKLLQKCGLFKGKYKSMAAGYLVYESIVDELNYSAFFKDFNMPDTFFSWFLVTELHVWMLMVRFMAEGEKGQMTRDYLVEAMWQNIKGRINVLGTIHPKIKKKQIHTIVCQFNAAMIGYDEGILSEDKVLAGALWRRFFCLECNNPEHLEKLLIYVRKQIYLLDKIPSHQMFHNLKIKWIDLKDIR, translated from the exons ATGCATTGTACAAGGATGTTGACTCTGAAAAAG TTTTGTAAATATGCTCATGAAAAACCAATATCAAGTAATATAATTGAAACAAGTAACAAACAAGGATTATTTATGAAACTATTACAAAAATGTGGTCTCTTTAAAGGAAAATAT AAATCAATGGCAGCTGGCTATTTGGTGTATGAAAGCATAGTTGATGAACTTAATTATTCTGCATTTTTTAAAG ATTTTAATATGCCAGACACATTTTTCTCTTGGTTTCTGGTCACAGAATTACATGTATGGATGTTAATGGTACGCTTTATGGCTGAAGGAGAAAAAGGTCAAATGACCAGAGATTATTTAGTTGAAGCTATGTGGCAAAATATTAAAGGCAGAATAAATGTACTTGGT acAATTCATCCAAAgataaagaagaaacaaatacaTACCATAGTTTGTCAATTTAATGCTGCTATGATTGGTTATGATGAAGGAATTTTGTCAGAAGACAAAGTATTAGCTGGTGCACTTTGGAGAAGATTTTTTTGTTTAGAGTGTAATAATCCAGAACACCTTGAAAAACTTCTAATTTATGTAAGAAAACAG ATTTATTTATTGGACAAAATTCCATCACATCAAAtgtttcataatttaaaaataaaatggatAGACTTGAAAGACATTAGATAA
- the Uqcc1 gene encoding ubiquinol-cytochrome c reductase complex assembly factor 1 isoform X3 encodes MKLLQKCGLFKGKYKSMAAGYLVYESIVDELNYSAFFKDFNMPDTFFSWFLVTELHVWMLMVRFMAEGEKGQMTRDYLVEAMWQNIKGRINVLGTIHPKIKKKQIHTIVCQFNAAMIGYDEGILSEDKVLAGALWRRFFCLECNNPEHLEKLLIYVRKQIYLLDKIPSHQMFHNLKIKWIDLKDIR; translated from the exons ATGAAACTATTACAAAAATGTGGTCTCTTTAAAGGAAAATAT AAATCAATGGCAGCTGGCTATTTGGTGTATGAAAGCATAGTTGATGAACTTAATTATTCTGCATTTTTTAAAG ATTTTAATATGCCAGACACATTTTTCTCTTGGTTTCTGGTCACAGAATTACATGTATGGATGTTAATGGTACGCTTTATGGCTGAAGGAGAAAAAGGTCAAATGACCAGAGATTATTTAGTTGAAGCTATGTGGCAAAATATTAAAGGCAGAATAAATGTACTTGGT acAATTCATCCAAAgataaagaagaaacaaatacaTACCATAGTTTGTCAATTTAATGCTGCTATGATTGGTTATGATGAAGGAATTTTGTCAGAAGACAAAGTATTAGCTGGTGCACTTTGGAGAAGATTTTTTTGTTTAGAGTGTAATAATCCAGAACACCTTGAAAAACTTCTAATTTATGTAAGAAAACAG ATTTATTTATTGGACAAAATTCCATCACATCAAAtgtttcataatttaaaaataaaatggatAGACTTGAAAGACATTAGATAA